The genomic DNA TGCGGCGATTGACGCAACACAAAGCAAGGTCGTGGCAGCGCAGCGACTCAAGACCGCATTGATGCAGCAGCTTTTCGCACGAGGGATTCCGGGGCGGCACACCAAGTTCAAAAAGACCAAGGTCGGTGAGATTCCTGTGGGGTGGAATGTCGTTACCGTTCAATCCCTCATGGCGGAGAGAATCTACAACGGTGTTTCTCCTCAATCACGTCCCAATCCACCAGGGACACCGATTCTCAATGCGAGTTGCTTCAATGACGGGCGCTGTAATCCAAGATTTGTGACCTACGTTGACTTGGATTGCGAGCCGATCAACGACATCTTGGCTAAGCGGGGTGATTTCTACGTGCTTCGTGGCAACGGCAATCGTGATTATGTAGCCGCAGGTGCGCTGTTGGTTGATGAACCTCCGCCAGGTTGTGTGTTTTCGGACTTGCTCATCAAGATTCCATACAGCTTGGAGAAATTGGTGGAAGGATACTTGCCTCTACTCTGGCAGTCGCAAGGTTTCCTGCGGCGGCTGCAATCAAAAGCGGTTTCAGGCAGTGGACTCTGGAAGATTGGTCAACGAGAAATTCGCAGACACGAGTTGCCGCTGCCACTGAAGGATGAGCAGGAGGAGATTGTTTCGTTGTTGAGGACTGCCGACGACAACATCGCCGCAGTCGAGCGTGAAATCGAGGCTCTCCGCAAGTTGAAGACCTCACTGCTGCAAAACCTGATGACGGGGAAAGTCCGAGTGAAGATGGAGACCTGACCATGCCGCCGCAATCCACGCCATTCACCGAGGCCCGCGCCGTCCGATCTTGCCGACGCGTCGGCACAATTCCGAATCGCCCGCCATCCAGGATTTTCCCGGCGCGTCGGGGGAATCCCGCTGCCTCAGCCCCCGCGGCTTGATACCGTGACCCCGAGCATGAGCGCCAAACCGACCAAATCACTGGTCCGAAAGCCGGGCACAGAGCCGGGCGTGTTGCTGACGGACGTACGGGAACTGATCGTGACGGCGCGGCAGACGGTGGCGCGTGGAGTGAACGCCGCGCTGGTGATGCTCTATTGGAAAATCGGCCAGCGGATTCGCCAGGATGTGCTGCGAGAGAAGCGGGCGGGCTACGGCGAGGAGATTTTGCAGACACTGTCTGCAAAATTGGTCGGCGAGTTTGGACCGGGATTCAGCCGATTCAATCTGACGCGGATGGTTCAGTTGGCAGAAGGTTTTCCCGATGCGCGAATTGTTGCGACACTGTCGCAACAATTGGGCTGGTCGCATTTCGTGGAGTTGCTGCCGCTCAAAAAACATCTGCAACGGGACTTCTACGCGGAGATGTGCCGAATCGAGCGGTGGAGCGTGCGGACGCTGCGGAAGAAGATCGGCGGGATGCTTTACGAGCGGACGGCGCTGTCGCGCAAACCGGGCAAGCTGGCGAAGATGGAGTTGGAGCAGTTGCGCGAGGAGGACAAGCTGACGCCCGACCTGGTGTTCCGCGATCCTTACTTCCTAGATTTCCTCGGTCTTAAAGGCGCGTATTCGGAGAAGGACATGGAGACGGCCATCCTGCGGGAGTTGGAGGCGTTCCTGGTGGAACTGGGGAGCGACTTCGCCTTCCTGGCGCGACAGAAGCGCATCGTGGTGGACGGCGAGGATTTCTACCTCGACCTGCTGTTCTACCATCGCCGGCTACGACGGCTGGTAGTCATTGACCTCAAACTCGGGAAATTCGCCCCCGGCGACGTGGGTCAGATGGAATTCTATCTGCGCTGGCTCAAGAAGCACGAGATGCGTCCGGGCGAAGACGAGCCGATAGGGCTGATCCTGTGCGCGGAGAAGTCGGACGAGCGCATCGAGGTGTTTGAACTGGCGGCGC from Verrucomicrobiota bacterium includes the following:
- a CDS encoding DUF1016 domain-containing protein, translating into MSAKPTKSLVRKPGTEPGVLLTDVRELIVTARQTVARGVNAALVMLYWKIGQRIRQDVLREKRAGYGEEILQTLSAKLVGEFGPGFSRFNLTRMVQLAEGFPDARIVATLSQQLGWSHFVELLPLKKHLQRDFYAEMCRIERWSVRTLRKKIGGMLYERTALSRKPGKLAKMELEQLREEDKLTPDLVFRDPYFLDFLGLKGAYSEKDMETAILRELEAFLVELGSDFAFLARQKRIVVDGEDFYLDLLFYHRRLRRLVVIDLKLGKFAPGDVGQMEFYLRWLKKHEMRPGEDEPIGLILCAEKSDERIEVFELAARGIRVAEYLTELPPKKVLEQKLHDAVRLARARLEQQTLQRKETRKREHRTED